The nucleotide sequence ACTGCTTTGTTCTTAAATAAACTATTTGACTGTAAGACTGTTGTATCCATAACTtggagaataatttaaaaattttgggtagttactattatattttaaaatggtatattttaCCTTACATTTAAGTGAAGATATATACAAGCAGAATGAGACATTTTCAGCATGTTGTCTTCTGGGATTTCTCCCTAGGTGACACTCCCCACCTCCTTAGAAAAATAGCTATGCACATTTTTGCAAACTTAAACCACTCTTCACCACTGTTCATGTTAGCTTATGTAATTCCTgacaacatataaaaagaaaaattggttctgtttctttctattaataaaattattaaattatgcaTGTGAGCATTTGAAacacatgaaacatttaaaacagtAAAAACTACCAGGACAAGTACAGGCCTATCtaagcaggttaaaaaaaaaaaaatagtgaaaggcTATTATTTGAGACATGTGTGCCATACATTTTGGCTCTGTGGTTTCTGGCCTGTAAATGACCCCATCATTCAATTTATTCATGTAATATAccctcacttatttatttatattattatttttttaagtaggctcaatgcccaatgtgggatttgaattTACCAATCTGAGATTGAGTTACATGCTCTGACAGATCCAGCCAGGTACTCCTATAATATACCTTTCTATCTACTTACATTCAAGGCATCATGCTAAATTCTGAATTAACTGAAATCTCTAATATTCTCATTTGCACTTAATGGCCCTAAATACCATAAAACGCTTCATCTATCATCCAGCAGCGTATATCTTATAAACTCTACAGGCAAAGCAACCCtggaaccccaagatcaagagccacatgctctgtggactgagccagccaggagcccccagcagCATGTATCTTAATCTGTTAACATTTGCAGCCTTTATTCAGGGCAAAATCCTGATTTGAACAATAGTATTTATTGCTTATAAATTGATATAGAGACCAAAAACAcataaaacttccaaattcaacATTCTGAAGATgctattatcttttaaaaatttcctcttttccaGGAGTTGGATAAATATCACAATATTGTGTTAATGCAAAAAGGTGGAAGAAGctccatcttctgtattttcaggAAACCATACTCTCAagcaagtattaaaaataatgcaataagaaaaaaaaattactagacagTAAACCCAACGAAGATATAAACCCTTTGTCTTAATCACCTTAGCATCCCCAATGCCACATTACCCAGGAATGTACTTTGTCCTGAAATGTGTTACATGAGTGAATGAAACTAGTTTGTAATTTTGTCTAccttctctaaaagaaataaataccatTCCATTAGGTGTCAGGTAATAAGCCACTTGTCAACTGTTCTATCTCTTGAGcctaaaaaataatgatgaaagactaaaaaaataagcggcggaatgggggtgggggcgcgcTCCTTGTCTAGAACATGTCAGAATAGGATCCGAATCCCATTTTGTCACCAAAAAAAACGTCAGGCTACTCCGTCGTCTCGGAAAATTGTGTGACTTTAAGACGACTCAATTCAAATTAGAAAACTCTTTCGAGAACAGGCACTTCCCACTGTATCCAAAGTGAGGCCAAGTTAACAAAACCGCAAAGACTTGGCTAATTCAGGCACAAGCTAATTTATTATTACTGGCCCAAatcacctccttttttttttttttccttgctgtgcAGGCCAATATCCACAACCGCACTGACGCCTCGAGTAGGGCGAACGGTTTCACCAGTAGCTGGTGGGGAGCCCAGTTTTTCTGAGCCAAAACCCTGGGAGACTGGGATTTATGCGGTGTAGTAATCCAAACACCTCGAGTAGATTCCAGCCTTTAAAAATCTGCAtctcgtaaaaaaaaaaaaaaaatccttcaattttCCCTATTACAAGCCGAGGAAACAAATCTGAGCTCTTCGGGGACGAGCTCTTTTCCAAATAACACAGACACTGCCAACTCCCCACGCTTGAGCCCTAACTGGGCAACACACAACCCAGGTCTGAAGGGTCACAACAACCTGGACGCCGTCCGCCTCGCCTTTACAGAAGCCGCGCGCGATCGGGATGCCCCACAGTTCCACTTCCGGCCACAGAGTGAGAGGATGTTTTCCTTCTGGTCACGCCCTCCTAGCCACGCCCGCCACGCCCCCCGCCTTCCCAGCCCGAGCTCCCGCAGGCGGGCGCGCAGGAGGGGCGGAGCCCCGTGGGGGCCTCTGCGCCGTTCGACTTCACCGGCCGCGCGCAGGCCCGCCCGAGCCAGCGGATTGTGTGgtggcgcgcgcgcgcgcgcggtgCCCTCCCCGTGACGTGCCTGGCCGAGGCCGCGCAAGGGCGCTGTTGCTGCCAGAGCCGCTGTCATGGCGTCCGAGGCGCTGGCTGAAGAGAACCCGCCGCGGTCTCCTTAGAGCAAGGGGCTGGCGGCTGGGTATGGAGAGCGGCCCCGGGAGCCTGCAGCCGCTAGAACACAGGGTGGCCGCCGAGCCAGCGCTAGGGACAGGTTCTCCGCCGGAAGGGCAACCGGAGACCAGGCTCGCCTCTGGGGATGGTCCTGGAGTATGGGCGACGGAGAACAGCGGCGGGAATGGGCAGGGGGCGGCGGCCGCCGGGAGGAGCCTTTTGGACTCGGTTTCTCCAGCCAGCTCTCCTCAGGTTCCTGGACCCTGCAGCTCTTGCCCGGGCTTGGACTTAAAGGAGAATGATTTGGAGAATCCTGCTGCCCAGAAGACGCCTCCGAGAGGGCAGTACAAGGTGACCGCCTCCCCGGAGACAGCCGAGGCCGGAGCGGACCATGGATCGGGTCCGGCCGGAGACGCCGGCCCCCGCCCGGATCCCGCCGGCACCTGCGGGGCAGAGTTGGCGGCCGCCGGGTCCGAAGAGCCCAGCAGCGCCGGCGGCCTCAGCAGCAGTTGCAGCGACCCGAGCCCTCCTGGGGAATCGCCGAGCCTGGACTCCCTGGAGTCGTTCTCTAACCTGCATTCTTTCCCCAGCAGCTCTGAGTTTAATAGTGAGGAGGGAGCCGAGAACAGGGTccccggggaggaggaggaggaggaagagggcgcCGGCGCGGGCGCGGCGGTGTTGCCTGGGGCAGTGCCTCTGTGCCgcgaagaggaggaggagggggaggaagctcAGGTACTGGCGGCCTCCAAGGAACGCTTCCCGGGACAGTCTGTCTATCACATCAAGTGGATCCAGTGGAAGGAAGAGAACACACCCATCATCACTCAGAATGAGAATGGACCCTGCCCTTTGCTGGCCATCCTCAATGTTTTGCTTCTGGCCTGGAAGGTACATTCTGCAGCTTTCTTATTTCCTACCGCTTTTGGGGAGGGGGAAACGGGGTGAAGAATCTGCTGCGTGTCAGCTGAcagcttcctcttttctttgctcattcaCCAGTATTCTGTTCCTTGAAATTCTTTATGGGACTCCTTTTGTCCAAAGAATATTCTTCTATGTTATTTCGTAAAGATTGCCAGCAGCCCCAGGTCTCTCTAGTGTT is from Mustela lutreola isolate mMusLut2 chromosome 7, mMusLut2.pri, whole genome shotgun sequence and encodes:
- the MINDY2 gene encoding ubiquitin carboxyl-terminal hydrolase MINDY-2 isoform X5 produces the protein MESGPGSLQPLEHRVAAEPALGTGSPPEGQPETRLASGDGPGVWATENSGGNGQGAAAAGRSLLDSVSPASSPQVPGPCSSCPGLDLKENDLENPAAQKTPPRGQYKVTASPETAEAGADHGSGPAGDAGPRPDPAGTCGAELAAAGSEEPSSAGGLSSSCSDPSPPGESPSLDSLESFSNLHSFPSSSEFNSEEGAENRVPGEEEEEEEGAGAGAAVLPGAVPLCREEEEEGEEAQVLAASKERFPGQSVYHIKWIQWKEENTPIITQNENGPCPLLAILNVLLLAWKVKLPPMMEIITAEQLMEYLGDYMLDAKPKEISEIQRLNYEQNMSDAMAILHKLQTGLDVNVKFTGVRVFEYTPECIVFDLLDIPLYHGWLVDPQGLLYLLVTDQGFLTEEKVVWESLHNVDGDGNFCDSEFHLRPPSDPETVYRGQQDQIDQDYLMALSLQQEQQSQEINWEQIPEGISDLELAKKLQEEEDRRASQYYQEQEQAAAAAASASTQAQQSQPAQASPSRRQPGNSERKRKEPREKDKEKEKDKNSCVIL
- the MINDY2 gene encoding ubiquitin carboxyl-terminal hydrolase MINDY-2 isoform X4, translating into MESGPGSLQPLEHRVAAEPALGTGSPPEGQPETRLASGDGPGVWATENSGGNGQGAAAAGRSLLDSVSPASSPQVPGPCSSCPGLDLKENDLENPAAQKTPPRGQYKVTASPETAEAGADHGSGPAGDAGPRPDPAGTCGAELAAAGSEEPSSAGGLSSSCSDPSPPGESPSLDSLESFSNLHSFPSSSEFNSEEGAENRVPGEEEEEEEGAGAGAAVLPGAVPLCREEEEEGEEAQVLAASKERFPGQSVYHIKWIQWKEENTPIITQNENGPCPLLAILNVLLLAWKVKLPPMMEIITAEQLMEYLGDYMLDAKPKEISEIQRLNYEQNMSDAMAILHKLQTGLDVNVKFTGVRVFEYTPECIVFDLLDIPLYHGWLVDPQIDDIVKAVGNCSYNQLVEKIISCKQSDNSELVSEGFVAEQFLNNTATQLTYHGLCELTSTVQEGELCVFFRNNHFSTMTKYKGLLYLLVTDQGFLTEEKVVWESLHNVDGDGNFCDSEFHLRPPSDPETVYRGQQDQIDQQSQPAQASPSRRQPGNSERKRKEPREKDKEKEKDKNSCVIL